The region TTCGCGCGTGGCGGGATTGAGCACGATGTCGCCGTAGGTGACCAGCGGTTCGGCGCGCCCGGCGGCGCGGCGCGCCAGCGCGTGCATGCGCGCAGCCAGTTCCTGCAGGTCGAAGGGCTTGACCAGGTAGTCATCGGCGCCGGCATTGAGGCCGGCGACACGGTCGGCGACGGCATCGCGCGCGGTCAGGATCAGCACCGGCGTGGGCACGCCGCGCGCCCGCAGCGCGCGCAGCACCTCCAGGCCAGGGCGGCGCGGCAGTCCCAGGTCGAGCAGGATCAGGTCATAGCACGCCTGGCCGTCCGCGGCGGTGGTGGCCGCGGCCAGGCCCGCGTCACCGTCGCGCACCCAATCGACGGCAAATCCTTCCTGGCGCAGCGCCAGCTTGACGCTCTCGCCGATCATGGCGTCGTCTTCGACCAGCAGCACGCGCATGGCTAACCGTTCCTCGCGCCGCCAAGGCGCTCGGCCAGCGCATGCGCCAGCCCGGGCAGCGCCGGATGGCTGGCGGTGATGACATGGACCGGCACCGCCTCGAGCCAGCCGCGCATGCGGCCCTTGGCGACAAAGCGCTCGGCGAATACCGAGTCCCGCAGCGCCGGCACGAAGCGCGGCAGGATACCGCCGCCCAGATAAACGCCGCCGCGCGCACCGATCACCAGCGCGATATCGGCCGCAACCGAGCCCAGCAGCCCGAAGAACACCGCCATGGCGCGCTGGCACAGCGGGTCGTTGCGCTCGAAGGCGCCCGCGGTGACCTGCGCCGGCTGCAGCGGCGCGAGCAAAAGCGTACCCGTTTCTGCGGCCAGCGCGGCATGGATATGCGACAGCCCGCTGCCGCTCAGCAGCCGCTCGGCCGAGACCCGGCCGACGTTGCGATGGGCCGCGCGCCACGCGATCCATTCGTCGTCGGTGTCCGGCATCAGCTCGATATGGCCCCCTTCGCCGGCCAGCGCCACGGTCTGCCCGCCCGGTGCCGGCACCAGTCCGGAAACGCCCAGCCCGGTGCCGGGCCCGACCAGCGCCAGCGGCGCGGTGCGCACGGCAGTGCCGGCGCGCACCTGCGCCAGGCTGTCGGCGGGCAGGTGCGGCAGCGCCAGCGCCAGCGCGGTGAAGTCGTTGATGGCCACCAGCGTCTGCAGTCCCAGCGCGCGCCGCATGCCGTCGATCGAGAAGGTCCAGTTGTGATTGGTCAGCCGGACCTGGTCGCCGGTCACGGGATTGGCCAGGCCGATCGCCGCGTGGCGCGGCGTGGGCTGGCCCGCGCCGGCCAGGCCGTCGAGGTACTGGCGCAGCGCGGCCTCGAGCGACGGGAAATCGGACACCTTCAGCGCCGTCACCGGCCCGATCCGCATGGGCGCGGTCTCCAGCGCAAAGCGCACGTTGGTGCCGCCTACATCGCCGAGCAGGCGCGGGAAGTCAGCGGAGAAGGATGCGGTAGTAGCCATGGCAGCGGATCTCGTT is a window of Cupriavidus taiwanensis LMG 19424 DNA encoding:
- a CDS encoding response regulator, coding for MRVLLVEDDAMIGESVKLALRQEGFAVDWVRDGDAGLAAATTAADGQACYDLILLDLGLPRRPGLEVLRALRARGVPTPVLILTARDAVADRVAGLNAGADDYLVKPFDLQELAARMHALARRAAGRAEPLVTYGDIVLNPATREATCRGEPVRLSAREFALLSALMARPGKVWSVPQLQERLYGWDDEVGSNTVEVYIHALRKKFGAALIRNIRGVGYVVPRLDGEAAADGDGEGN
- the glk gene encoding glucokinase, which encodes MATTASFSADFPRLLGDVGGTNVRFALETAPMRIGPVTALKVSDFPSLEAALRQYLDGLAGAGQPTPRHAAIGLANPVTGDQVRLTNHNWTFSIDGMRRALGLQTLVAINDFTALALALPHLPADSLAQVRAGTAVRTAPLALVGPGTGLGVSGLVPAPGGQTVALAGEGGHIELMPDTDDEWIAWRAAHRNVGRVSAERLLSGSGLSHIHAALAAETGTLLLAPLQPAQVTAGAFERNDPLCQRAMAVFFGLLGSVAADIALVIGARGGVYLGGGILPRFVPALRDSVFAERFVAKGRMRGWLEAVPVHVITASHPALPGLAHALAERLGGARNG